A stretch of DNA from Enterococcus gilvus ATCC BAA-350:
TCATACCCTTCTTGTCTTGACTAATAATATAGCATAAATTATTAGGATTTATATGATACAGAAAAATAGAAATGTTAACTAACTCAGCCGGCAGTAGCATAAAAAAGACTGCTTGATTATGAACAGGCAGCCATCAGGTTAGATTGATCAGAAAGTTATTTATCTAACTTGAGTATATTATACAACGTTAGCCCAAACAAAAAAAGACCGCTGGAGATTGGGTCAGCGGTCAATACACAGAAATGTTGAGAAGCAATTCGTATAGTAGAAGATTCTGTGTACAAAAATTATACCACAAAAAGACCGCTATTTAGTAGCGGTCAATGAGCCGGGATTTCTGATTGAAATTGTAGTTGTAAAAGGGTTTCAGCTCATCGGTTATATTGTACAACAAAAAAAGACAGCCGACCACTGGCTGTCTGAGAAAAAGAAACTTTCGTCTAGTTTCCGCTAGACAAAATAATTTTACCACAAAAAGACCGCAACCTATGAGGTGGCTGCGGTCAGTGAGCTGGACATTGAAAGGATCAATAAAAAAGGAGTACCAGCTCATATGTATTGTACATCAAATAAGAAGTGGAAGTGAAACATATGATACCGAAGTTTAGAGCTTGGGATGAAAGAGCAGGATTGACAGAAGTTATAAGCATTGATCTTTTAGAAAAAAAACTCAAGGTTAGTCATTGGGAATACGGAGTCTCTAATTATTTTCCTTTAGATGATATCGAACTCATGCAATCAACAGGCCTGAAAGACAAGAACGGCGTTGAGATATTTGAGGGGGATGTAGTTGTCGGACAACAACATCTGACTACCGATTCGAGTACTCCTTTTGAAATAAAAGGCTTGGTTAGATATTCAAAAAGAAACACCATGTTTTATTTAGACGAAAAGAGCTTCGGACATGATAAATTTATGAACTCATTAGGTAGTTCGATTTATCAGTTTGAAGTTATCGGCAACATCTACGAAAATCCAAATTTGTTGGAGGTGGAAGGATGAAAAAGAAAATTCTTGAGTTTTTAGCCGCAGCGTATCCAATATTTTTATTGGTAATGGGTACCATATGTTTGTTTAGAGAAAGCTGGGATAGATCGCTTTTATTCATATTGTTATATGCAGTTTGTTTAATTGGTGATCGCTTACGGGATATTCGTATTAGTATTAGCGCTTTATGGTATCGAATCTACCTAAGAAACAAAAAGGACGGCATCGAATAAATCCGGCAACGGAAGATACAGAGGAGGTTTCAAATGAGACGAACGCAATATTTAGTAAAAATCCTTGTTGAAGAGAAATTACCAGCTAACGATTTTAGGGAGTCCCATAACATTTATAGTTTTTCGTTTGTGAGCTCCAAACACCACAGACCTTGTATAGGTCTTGAAAAAGAAATAAGAGAGTTGCTGTGGAAGCCATTTTACGAGAGATATTTTACAGGAGGGCGCTACATCATTGACATGACGGCTAGATCTATTGCTCAAACGAAAGATATCAAAATTCCAAAAAAATATAGATGTTGAAGTTAGTCAACTAACGTCGCCAATAAAGGAGGTTTAGAAATGATATATCGAAGGATTCGATCGCAAATAGCGTTACAAAAAGATAAGATTGTCTCGCTTGAAGAAGAATTGAAAACAAAACAAAATCCAACTGCTCGAGAGTCCATAGAAAAATATATTAATAATGAGAGAAATACTCTAAACAGACTTTATGTTGAAGCTAAAATAAACGGCATCAAATTAAGTGACTCTGAAAAATAAGAAAGAGCAGCCGACCACTGGCTGCTCTAAAAAGGACTGTTACCCGACATAACAGTCCCTGAGCTAGTTGAAATATGCTTGCGCCCATTGAAGGAAAAGCCTAGCTCACAACGATTATATCACAAAAAAACACCAAGCTTTCGCTCAGTGCTAAACGTTATCTCATCCATAATATTATAGCATAGGAGCGATCGCCTTGGAACTGTTCGAAGAGATAGATGTAAGAGAAACAAAATTCAAAGCAAAACGAATACTAGCTTCATATCGTCGTTTGAGTAGGATCGCAGGACAGGACGAGATTAATTTGCGATCACCAATTATAAGCGATATGCCGAGAACACCGAGTTCATATACAAATAAATCAGAAGACGCTACGTGCATCAGAGTGGATGCAGAAAATGAATTGAACGAAATAAACGCAGCGTTAAACCGTATTTCACGAATAAGCAAAGAAATCATCTCGATGACCTTTTGTGAAAATGAAAAATTAACGGCATTTGCGATCGGATTAGAACTAGGATACTCAGAACGCAGCATTAAAGATTTAAAGGCAGAAGCATTATTAGAGTTCGCTGATGTATATAGAGATGGAAAATTAATCGTGACAAAATAAATTGCCCTTTTTCTGCCCTTTTTGTTCGGAAAAAGGTGTTAGAATTATATTATGAAATAGTATGGATACAGCAGTTTAGCTGTTGAAATAAATCGTGGTCTGCTGCACAGGCCGCAACAAATAAAGAATATATGAAGGAGGTGAACAGCCTCTTCTCGTAATTATTCTTAACGATCTGACGGCACACAAAAAATATAGAAGGAAGTGAATAGCTCCTCTTCCTTTAAACTTCACGTGCCGTCTTTATGTCACTGTGGCGGAAAGGGTAGACGTATAAGTAGCCATCACTAAAAACGTAGGGTGTTGGAGCTTATATGAGGGACGGATAGGTGACGACTCGGTTCGGTTCCCGAAGTGCAAGGTTCGAATCCTTGTCAGTGACTTAGGGA
This window harbors:
- a CDS encoding YopX family protein, whose protein sequence is MIPKFRAWDERAGLTEVISIDLLEKKLKVSHWEYGVSNYFPLDDIELMQSTGLKDKNGVEIFEGDVVVGQQHLTTDSSTPFEIKGLVRYSKRNTMFYLDEKSFGHDKFMNSLGSSIYQFEVIGNIYENPNLLEVEG
- a CDS encoding ArpU family phage packaging/lysis transcriptional regulator, encoding MELFEEIDVRETKFKAKRILASYRRLSRIAGQDEINLRSPIISDMPRTPSSYTNKSEDATCIRVDAENELNEINAALNRISRISKEIISMTFCENEKLTAFAIGLELGYSERSIKDLKAEALLEFADVYRDGKLIVTK